One segment of Thermosulfurimonas sp. F29 DNA contains the following:
- a CDS encoding aspartate-semialdehyde dehydrogenase produces the protein MGKEFNVAVVGATGAVGRMMIRVLEERNFPVKNLRLFASERSRGVKLRFRGEEIPVEVLSETRSFSGIDIALFSAGGARSLEYAPKFAADGAVVVDNSSAWRMDPEVPLVVPEVNPHAVAGYKNKGIIANPNCSTIQMVVPLKPLHDYGRIKRIVVATYQAVSGAGQKAVEELSAQVRAWCAGEEMPDPRAFPHQIAFNCLPHIDVFLENGYTREEMKMVNETKKIMEDDSIRVTATTVRVPVFYGHAEAVNIETERKITPEKARELLSNFPGVVVMDDPGNRIYPLQIQAAGRDEVFVGRIREDESIECGLNLWIVADNLRKGAATNAVQIAEILVKDYL, from the coding sequence ATGGGCAAGGAGTTTAATGTGGCGGTGGTGGGGGCCACCGGGGCCGTGGGGCGCATGATGATCAGGGTGCTCGAGGAGAGAAACTTCCCGGTAAAGAACCTCCGGCTTTTCGCCTCGGAGAGGTCCCGGGGCGTGAAGCTCAGGTTCCGGGGGGAGGAGATTCCGGTGGAGGTGCTCTCGGAGACCAGGAGTTTTTCCGGAATCGACATCGCCCTTTTTTCCGCCGGAGGGGCCCGCAGTCTGGAGTACGCTCCGAAGTTTGCCGCCGACGGGGCGGTGGTGGTGGACAACTCCAGCGCCTGGCGTATGGATCCTGAGGTGCCCCTGGTGGTGCCGGAGGTGAACCCCCACGCCGTGGCCGGCTACAAAAACAAGGGCATCATCGCCAATCCCAACTGTTCCACCATTCAGATGGTGGTCCCGCTCAAGCCCCTCCACGATTACGGGCGCATAAAGCGCATCGTGGTGGCCACCTATCAGGCGGTCTCGGGAGCCGGCCAGAAGGCCGTAGAGGAGCTTTCCGCTCAGGTACGGGCCTGGTGTGCCGGAGAGGAGATGCCCGATCCCAGGGCCTTTCCGCATCAGATCGCCTTCAACTGTCTGCCGCACATCGATGTCTTTCTTGAGAACGGTTACACCCGTGAAGAAATGAAGATGGTGAACGAGACCAAGAAGATCATGGAGGACGATAGCATCCGGGTCACCGCCACCACGGTGCGGGTGCCGGTCTTTTACGGGCACGCCGAGGCGGTGAACATTGAGACCGAGCGCAAGATCACCCCGGAGAAGGCCCGGGAGCTCCTTTCGAATTTCCCGGGGGTGGTGGTGATGGACGACCCGGGAAACCGGATCTATCCCCTTCAGATTCAGGCCGCCGGTCGTGACGAGGTCTTCGTGGGCCGCATCCGGGAGGACGAATCCATCGAGTGCGGACTCAACCTGTGGATCGTGGCCGACAACCTGCGCAAGGGGGCGGCCACCAACGCCGTCCAGATCGCTGAGATTCTTGTAAAGGACTATTTGTAA
- a CDS encoding Uma2 family endonuclease codes for MEAARRVVPEIEGKGEGVFGPVSVEEYLRFEEASEVKHEYVAGYVYAMSGVSKRHNLLTVKLAHLLWPTAERKNCQVFVADVKLRVRLRDRDFFYYPDLVVACDPEDRDPLFVESPCLIVEVTSPSTARIDRFEKFFVYVQIPSLKEYLILSQDRPEAMFFRRSREWEEEVYTRPEDRVRLECLGIEFSLSELYAGLPEGD; via the coding sequence GTGGAGGCGGCCCGGCGCGTCGTCCCGGAAATAGAAGGAAAAGGGGAGGGAGTTTTCGGGCCGGTCTCCGTAGAGGAATATCTGCGTTTCGAGGAGGCCTCGGAGGTCAAACACGAGTATGTGGCCGGATATGTGTACGCCATGTCCGGGGTCTCCAAGAGACACAATCTTCTCACGGTCAAGCTGGCCCATCTGTTGTGGCCAACCGCGGAAAGAAAGAACTGTCAAGTTTTCGTAGCGGATGTCAAACTCCGTGTACGGCTCAGGGATCGGGACTTTTTCTATTATCCGGACCTGGTGGTGGCCTGTGATCCCGAGGATAGGGATCCGCTTTTTGTGGAAAGTCCCTGCCTCATCGTGGAGGTCACCTCTCCCTCTACGGCTCGCATTGATCGTTTCGAAAAGTTCTTCGTCTATGTTCAGATCCCCAGTCTTAAAGAATATCTCATCCTCTCCCAGGATCGGCCCGAGGCGATGTTCTTCCGACGCTCGCGGGAATGGGAGGAGGAGGTCTATACCCGTCCGGAGGACCGGGTGCGACTCGAGTGTCTCGGGATCGAGTTTTCCCTTTCGGAACTTTACGCCGGACTTCCCGAGGGGGATTAA
- a CDS encoding radical SAM protein: MEEGALDFGLTREVLSRAGDVPVRVIPSYRDYPFPFRPWPALLSWGKRRLFLVPYAGRFFRNCPGTTRYLCCGYRIFHFGEGCPLDCSYCILQAYFNRPGLKLWANLWEEGWPELEAALNEARRDNRILRIGTGEFADSLALEHLCGVAEELIRRWVELPAPAVLELKTKVALREDWLRRLPADPRIVFAWSLNARTITRKEERGSASLEERLSSAARAARSGFSVAFHFDPVILFPETLEAYLEVVDRIFATVPAERIVWISLGALRFMPDLKEVAEERLPETRIFTGEFVTGLDGKRRYFRPLRTEAFRRLCRRIREHAPEVCVYLCMESPEVWREALGFVPAERGGLPRMLDEAARRVCGL; the protein is encoded by the coding sequence GTGGAGGAGGGGGCCCTCGATTTCGGGCTCACCCGGGAGGTCCTCTCCCGGGCGGGGGATGTCCCGGTAAGGGTCATCCCCTCCTACAGGGATTATCCTTTTCCCTTTAGGCCCTGGCCCGCGCTCCTTTCCTGGGGAAAACGGAGGCTTTTTCTCGTGCCCTACGCGGGAAGGTTTTTCCGGAATTGTCCCGGGACCACCCGTTATCTCTGCTGCGGCTACCGGATCTTCCACTTCGGGGAGGGGTGTCCGCTGGACTGCTCCTACTGCATCCTCCAGGCCTACTTCAACCGGCCGGGGCTCAAGCTCTGGGCCAACCTCTGGGAGGAGGGCTGGCCGGAACTTGAGGCCGCCCTTAACGAGGCCCGCAGAGACAACCGCATTCTCCGGATTGGGACCGGGGAGTTCGCCGACAGCCTGGCCCTGGAGCACCTCTGCGGGGTGGCCGAGGAGTTGATCCGCCGCTGGGTCGAGCTTCCCGCCCCCGCGGTGCTGGAGTTGAAGACCAAGGTGGCCCTGCGGGAGGACTGGTTGCGGAGGCTTCCGGCGGACCCCCGCATCGTCTTCGCATGGTCTTTAAACGCCCGGACTATCACCCGGAAGGAGGAAAGGGGCTCGGCCTCCCTTGAGGAGCGACTTTCGTCCGCGGCCCGCGCCGCTCGTTCGGGGTTCTCCGTGGCCTTCCACTTCGACCCCGTAATCCTCTTTCCCGAAACCCTGGAGGCCTACCTGGAGGTGGTGGACCGGATCTTTGCCACCGTCCCCGCGGAGCGCATCGTCTGGATCAGCCTGGGGGCCCTGCGTTTCATGCCGGATCTCAAGGAGGTGGCCGAGGAACGCCTCCCCGAAACCAGGATCTTCACCGGAGAGTTCGTGACCGGGCTTGACGGCAAACGCCGCTACTTCCGCCCCCTTCGCACGGAGGCCTTCCGCCGCCTCTGTCGGCGCATCCGCGAACACGCCCCGGAGGTCTGCGTCTACCTCTGCATGGAAAGCCCGGAGGTCTGGCGCGAGGCCCTGGGGTTTGTCCCCGCGGAACGGGGCGGCCTTCCCCGGATGCTCGACGAGGCCGCCCGAAGGGTGTGCGGACTTTAA